The Cellulomonas oligotrophica sequence CGAGTGGAACTTCTCCGCGCCCGAGCGCGAGGCGCGCCACTGGAAGAACAGCACGGCGTCGGCGCCGCGGCCGAGGTGCGTCAGGGAGTTGCGGGCCATCTCGCCGGGGCGCTTGGCCACGTTGCGCGGCTGCCAGTTGACGGCCGACGTGGAGTGCTCCATGAGGATCCACGGGCGCCCGCCGGCCACCGAGCGCGTGAGGTCGGCGGCCAGGGCGAGGCCGACGTGGCCGCGCTCGTCGGCGGCCGTGAGGTAGTGGTCGTTCGCGACGACGTCGACCTCGCGCGCCCAGGCCCACAGGTCCGTGGTCGCGCACTCGTTGGCCATGAAGTTCGTGGTGACCGGCTGGGTGGCCCGGGCCTTGATGGCGTCGCGCTCGGCGACGAAGCACGCACGCAGCTGGTGGTCGGTGAACCGGGCGAAGTCCAGCCGCTGGGCCGGGTTGGCCACCGAGGGCGTCGCCGCGGGGGCGCCGACGTGCTCCCACTCGGCGTACCGCTGGCCCCAGAAGGCGGTGCCCCACGCGGCGTTGAGCCCGTCGAGGGACCCGTAGCGCTCCTGCAGCCAGGCGCGGAACGCCGCGACCGACGCGGGCGAGAAGTCCTCGCCCACGGGGGCGCCGTACTCGTTGTGCACGTGCCACATGACGACGGCGGGGTGCTGGGCGTACCGGTCGGCCAGGGCCGAGGCGATCCGCACGGCGGCCTCGCGGTAGGCGGGCGAGCTCGGGGACGCCATGCCGCGCGAGCCGAAGCCCTGCACGGTGCCGTCCCGCGTGACGACGCGGGCCTCGGGGTGGGCGTGGAAGAACCAGGCGGGCGGCGACGCCGTGGGGGTGCCGAGGTCGACCGCGATGCCGTTGCGGTGCAGCAGGTCGAGCAGGTCGTCGAGCCAGGCGAAGTCGTGCTCGCCCTCGCGCGGCTCGAGCAGCGCCCAGGAGAAGATGCCGACGCTCACCAGGTTGACGCCGGCCTCGCGCATCAGCGCGACGTCCTCGTCCCAGACCTCGCGGGGCCACTGCTCGGGGTTGTAGTCACCCCCGAAGGCGATCGCCTCGCGCGGGAACCAGCTCGTGTCGCTCATGACGCTCCGTCGGGTCGTGCTGCACGGCCGCTCGGCCTGTGCACGGTCACAGCCTGTGACCGTGCACAGCATAGGCACACGTCGGGTGGGCAGCGCCACCGCCCGATACGGGTCGTTATGGACCTGTGACCGCGCACAGGATGTCGTCCCAGGAATGGCAGCGCTCCCGCCTGCCGGCGGGCTAGAGTCGTGCTCCGTGGAGAGCACCGCAGGGGGCCGTCGCCGACCGACCATCCGCGACGTCGCGGCCGAGGCCGGCGTCTCGCGGGGCACGGTCTCCCGCGTCATGAACGGCGGGCACTGGGTGTCCCCCGAGGCCCGCAAGGCCGTCGAGCAGGCGATCCGCTCGACAGGCTACCGCGCGAACCTGCACGCCCGCAGCCTGGCCACCGGCCGCTCCAACTCGGTGGCGTTCCTGCTGACCGAGCCGCAGCACCTGCTCTTCGCCGACCCCAACTTCGCGATCCTGCTGCGCGGCGCCGCCGAGGCGACCGCGGCCCGCGGCATGACGCTCATCCTGCTCGTCGCGGGCACCGAGACCGAGCGCGTCAACGCCGCCGCGTACGTCTCCGACGGGCACGTCGACGGGGTCCTGCTCATCTCGTCGCACGCCGACGAGCCCCTGCTCGGCGACCTCGTCGAGCGCGGCATCCCCACCGTGGCGTGCGGGATCCCCCTGGGCTGGTCGGGGCGCGTGGCGTCCGTGTCCGTCGACGAGGTCGGCGGGGCGCGCACCATGGTCGGGCACCTGCGCGCGCAGGGCCGCCGGCACGTGGCGATGATCGCCGGGCCGCTGGACACCCCCGGCGGCCGGTTCCGGCTCGCGGGGTACCGCGAGGAGCTCGGCGACGACTACGACGAGCGCTACGTCGCGCACGGCGACTACAGCGCGTCGTCGGGCGAGGCCGCGATGGAGGAGCTGCTCGCACGCGTGCCCGACGTGGACGCGGTGTTCGCCGCGTCCGACCTCATGGCCGCCGGCGCCCTGACCGCGCTGCGCCGGCACGGGCGCCGGGTCCCCGACGACGTCGCCGTGGGCGGGTTCGACGACTCGGGCCTCGCCGCGACCCTCGACCCGCCGCTGACGACGATGCACCAGCCCTTCGACCTCATCAGCGCCGAGATGGTGCGGCTGCTGCTCGACGTCGTCGCCGGCGCGCCCCGCACGTCCGTGACGATGCCCGCGCGCCTGGTCGCCCGCGCCAGCGCCTGAACGCCGGGCGCCGGGCGACCCGCGGCGGCGGGGCCCGGCGTCCGGCGCGTCCGGCCCGTCAGCCCAGCAGCGGGTGCAGGACCCAGAACACGACGGCGGCGACGGACGCCGCGGCCGGGATGGTGAGGATCCACGCGCCGGCGATGTTCTTGGCCACGCCC is a genomic window containing:
- a CDS encoding beta-galactosidase, whose protein sequence is MSDTSWFPREAIAFGGDYNPEQWPREVWDEDVALMREAGVNLVSVGIFSWALLEPREGEHDFAWLDDLLDLLHRNGIAVDLGTPTASPPAWFFHAHPEARVVTRDGTVQGFGSRGMASPSSPAYREAAVRIASALADRYAQHPAVVMWHVHNEYGAPVGEDFSPASVAAFRAWLQERYGSLDGLNAAWGTAFWGQRYAEWEHVGAPAATPSVANPAQRLDFARFTDHQLRACFVAERDAIKARATQPVTTNFMANECATTDLWAWAREVDVVANDHYLTAADERGHVGLALAADLTRSVAGGRPWILMEHSTSAVNWQPRNVAKRPGEMARNSLTHLGRGADAVLFFQWRASRSGAEKFHSAMLPHAGTTSRVWREVTALGADLGRLAEVRGSRVHADVALLWDTESFWAQDLEWRPSVDVTHRERVRAYYERLWRDGLTVDMAHPGADLSGYRLVVAPASYLLTQASADNLRRYVAGGGTLVVSFFSGVVDENDAVHPGGFGAPLRDVLGLTVEEFLPLRAGDAARLLWTWGEEREIVADVWADDIALEGAQVVASYLDGPAAGGPAVTRNRFGDGTAWYVSTRLGIDELAPVLAAVYDDARVVPPGHAHDVEVVTRRGADADYVVALNHSGDDAKVRLGDGVELLTGTRVAGALDLPAGAVAVVRRPTGGDGPQE
- a CDS encoding LacI family DNA-binding transcriptional regulator translates to MESTAGGRRRPTIRDVAAEAGVSRGTVSRVMNGGHWVSPEARKAVEQAIRSTGYRANLHARSLATGRSNSVAFLLTEPQHLLFADPNFAILLRGAAEATAARGMTLILLVAGTETERVNAAAYVSDGHVDGVLLISSHADEPLLGDLVERGIPTVACGIPLGWSGRVASVSVDEVGGARTMVGHLRAQGRRHVAMIAGPLDTPGGRFRLAGYREELGDDYDERYVAHGDYSASSGEAAMEELLARVPDVDAVFAASDLMAAGALTALRRHGRRVPDDVAVGGFDDSGLAATLDPPLTTMHQPFDLISAEMVRLLLDVVAGAPRTSVTMPARLVARASA